The Actinomycetes bacterium genome includes a window with the following:
- a CDS encoding aspartate aminotransferase family protein — GAELGCIAALKALEICNRPETRSMVHYISDLVGRGLREIQADHPDWFVGIRQDGVVMGLEFAHPQGAKFVMRHLFENGVWAIFSTLDPRVLQFKPGILLRPELCEELLDRTEVAIRKARAEARQGGRAGERVPA, encoded by the coding sequence GGCGCCGAGCTCGGCTGCATCGCCGCGCTCAAGGCGCTCGAGATCTGCAACCGCCCGGAGACCCGGTCGATGGTGCACTACATCAGCGACCTGGTCGGGCGCGGGCTGCGGGAGATCCAGGCGGACCACCCGGACTGGTTCGTCGGCATCCGGCAGGACGGCGTCGTCATGGGGCTGGAGTTCGCGCACCCGCAGGGCGCGAAGTTCGTCATGCGGCACCTGTTCGAGAACGGCGTGTGGGCGATCTTCTCGACACTGGACCCGCGGGTGCTCCAGTTCAAGCCGGGCATCCTGCTGCGTCCGGAGCTGTGCGAGGAGCTGCTGGACCGCACCGAGGTCGCGATCCGCAAGGCACGGGCGGAGGCCCGTCAGGGTGGCCGCGCGGGGGAGCGGGTGCCGGCGTGA
- a CDS encoding aldehyde dehydrogenase family protein: MTETLEVGVPEAAGVPRARQMLERARWAARTFATYDRASVQRIVDAVGRAAEDKAEHYAEWAVRETGFGVVEHKALKNRLCSRGIVDAYRDDDFVTPRTDAERKIVEIPRPAGVVLALTPSTNPVSTVYFKLLLALMTRNAVVLSPHPYAKECCADAARTLGAAAVEAGAPDGVVQVVDEPSIPLIDALMTDPRTDVILATGGVPVVRAAYASSNPAIGVGPGNVPVLVDATADLRRAADKLISSKAFDNSVLCTNESVVVVEEAVADRFVREMQRVGAHLLSPEDRDRVRDTVFPGGRFDVSLVGKDAVTIAGKAGVKVPGRTRVLLAPFELAVPEEPLAHEKLCPVLGLVRVPSAHRGIRTAVALLRIGGAGHSAVVHSTDPSTVMAFAAAVQVLRVTVNEGGSNGSAGFDTHLAPSMTIGTGFVGRSSLGENLEPRHLVNHTRIAYSTDPSEVLPSYEGLVPWQEPPAQVPPYPVASNLASDAPGGLTPVPTLPSAALGEVGELREELRRLILEELETIIRG, encoded by the coding sequence GTGACCGAGACCCTGGAGGTCGGCGTCCCCGAGGCCGCGGGAGTGCCACGTGCCCGGCAGATGCTCGAGCGTGCCCGGTGGGCGGCGCGGACCTTCGCGACGTACGACCGGGCGAGCGTGCAGCGCATCGTCGACGCGGTCGGCCGCGCTGCCGAGGACAAGGCCGAGCACTACGCGGAGTGGGCGGTGCGCGAGACCGGCTTCGGCGTCGTCGAGCACAAGGCGCTGAAGAACCGGCTCTGCTCGCGCGGCATCGTCGACGCCTACCGCGACGACGACTTCGTCACGCCGCGCACCGACGCCGAACGCAAGATCGTCGAGATCCCGCGGCCGGCCGGTGTCGTGCTTGCGCTCACGCCGTCGACCAACCCGGTGTCGACGGTCTACTTCAAGCTGCTGCTGGCGCTGATGACGCGCAACGCGGTCGTCCTGAGCCCGCACCCGTACGCCAAGGAGTGCTGTGCCGACGCGGCCCGGACGCTGGGGGCGGCCGCCGTCGAGGCGGGTGCGCCGGACGGGGTCGTGCAGGTGGTCGACGAGCCGTCGATCCCGCTGATCGACGCGCTGATGACCGACCCGCGGACCGACGTGATCCTGGCGACCGGCGGCGTCCCCGTGGTCCGCGCGGCCTACGCGTCGAGCAACCCGGCGATCGGCGTCGGTCCGGGCAACGTGCCGGTGCTCGTCGACGCCACGGCCGACCTGCGCCGCGCCGCCGACAAGCTGATCAGCAGCAAGGCCTTCGACAACTCGGTGCTGTGCACCAACGAGAGTGTCGTCGTCGTGGAGGAAGCGGTCGCCGACCGGTTCGTCCGCGAGATGCAGCGCGTCGGCGCGCACCTGCTGTCCCCCGAGGACCGGGACCGGGTACGCGACACGGTCTTTCCCGGCGGCCGCTTCGACGTCTCGCTGGTCGGCAAGGACGCGGTGACCATCGCGGGCAAGGCAGGGGTCAAGGTGCCGGGCCGGACCAGGGTGCTGCTGGCGCCGTTCGAGCTGGCCGTGCCCGAGGAGCCGCTCGCCCACGAGAAGCTCTGCCCCGTGCTCGGGCTGGTCCGGGTGCCGAGCGCGCACCGGGGCATCCGCACCGCGGTCGCGCTGCTGCGCATCGGCGGCGCGGGCCACTCCGCCGTGGTCCACAGCACCGACCCGTCGACGGTGATGGCGTTCGCCGCGGCCGTCCAGGTGCTGAGGGTCACCGTGAACGAGGGCGGGAGCAACGGCAGCGCCGGCTTCGACACCCACCTGGCGCCCTCGATGACGATCGGCACCGGTTTCGTCGGGCGTAGCTCGCTGGGGGAGAACCTCGAGCCGCGCCACCTGGTCAACCACACCAGGATCGCCTACAGCACCGACCCGTCCGAGGTGCTGCCGTCGTACGAGGGCCTGGTGCCGTGGCAGGAGCCGCCGGCCCAGGTCCCGCCGTACCCGGTCGCCAGCAACCTTGCATCCGATGCACCCGGGGGGCTCACGCCGGTGCCCACCCTTCCGTCCGCCGCGCTCGGGGAGGTCGGTGAGCTCCGCGAGGAGCTGCGCCGGCTCATCCTCGAGGA